TCTTACTGATGATTCATGTGTTTTTGAGAAGATTGCACTTACAAAACTAGCTGAAGAAGGTCAGTTGATGTCTTATATTCATGAGGGTTTCTGGCAGTGTATGGATAACATACGTGAAAAAGCAATGTTAGAAAAATTATTAGCTGAAAATAAGGCACCGTGGAAACGTTGGGAACGCTCAGTTCCAAATATTCCTGATTTCGCAAAATAAATAAAATGGAAGATATATTTGATTTTTACAAAGACAAGCGTGTATTTCTCACAGGTCATACAGGCTTCAAGGGATCTTGGATGTGTAAGATGCTTGCCAATGCTGGAGCGATCGTAACTGGCTATTCTTTGAATGCCCCTACAGAACCTTCACTTTTTAAGATTGCCAATATCGAAGGTGATATTCATTCTGTAATTGGTGATATTCGCAATCGTGAGTCATTAATGGCTGCATTCAATGAGGCTCAACCAGAGATCGTTCTTCACCTTGCTGCGCAGCCAATCGTTCGTGACTCTTACAAGGATCCTGCTTATACATACGAAACCAATGTTATTGGTACTGTAAATATCTTGGAGTGTGTTCGCCAAAGTAATTGCGTAAAGTCATTCCTTAATGTGACTACCGATAAAGTTTATTTAAATAAAGAATGGAATTGGGGCTATCGTGAAAATGAGGAGTTAGATGGCTATGATCCATATAGCAACTCTAAGTCTTGCTCTGAGCTGGTAACTCATAGTTATAAGCATTCATTCTTTACAGATAAGGAAGGACAGCCTATTATCCCTATTTCAACAGCTCGTGCAGGTAATGTAATCGGTGGTGGCGATTTTGCTAATGATCGTATTATCCCTGATAGTGTACGTGCAGCTGAAAAACATGAGGATATCGTAGTTCGCAATCCATTCTCAACACGTCCTTATCAGCATGTTCTCGAACCACTTTATGCTTACCTCTTGATTGCCATGAAGCAATATCAGGATAGTAAGTATGCTGATTACTACAATGTAGGTCCTGATGATGTAGATTGTTTCCAAACAGGTGCTCTTGTAGATCTTTTTGTGAGCAAATGGGGCGAGGGGTTGAAGTGGATCAATAAGTACGATGGAGGTCCTCATGAGGCTAACTTCTTGAAGCTTGATTGCTCAAAACTCAAATCCACTTTTGGATGGGCCCCACGTTGGAATTTGGATGAAGCCATGGAGAAGATTGTAGAATGGAGCAAATGCTGGCTTGCAGGTGGCGATGTTCGTGCTTGCATGGACAAGCAGATCAATAAATTCCTCGGACGTTAATTAACTTAACTAGAATGAAAAATGTAATTGTAACAGGTGCTAACGGTTTTATCGGT
The nucleotide sequence above comes from Bacteroides caccae. Encoded proteins:
- the rfbG gene encoding CDP-glucose 4,6-dehydratase — protein: MEDIFDFYKDKRVFLTGHTGFKGSWMCKMLANAGAIVTGYSLNAPTEPSLFKIANIEGDIHSVIGDIRNRESLMAAFNEAQPEIVLHLAAQPIVRDSYKDPAYTYETNVIGTVNILECVRQSNCVKSFLNVTTDKVYLNKEWNWGYRENEELDGYDPYSNSKSCSELVTHSYKHSFFTDKEGQPIIPISTARAGNVIGGGDFANDRIIPDSVRAAEKHEDIVVRNPFSTRPYQHVLEPLYAYLLIAMKQYQDSKYADYYNVGPDDVDCFQTGALVDLFVSKWGEGLKWINKYDGGPHEANFLKLDCSKLKSTFGWAPRWNLDEAMEKIVEWSKCWLAGGDVRACMDKQINKFLGR